A region from the Variovorax sp. RKNM96 genome encodes:
- a CDS encoding SDR family oxidoreductase, with amino-acid sequence MSVESNNKGRIAIVTGAGTGIGRAAALALLGDGWSVVLAGRRLEPLEQVAEESGAGARAFAVPTDVSNAESVQSLFAATVERYGRVDLLFNNAGVGNPPGPFEDWTPAQWQGVVDINLTGMFFCIQQAFRTMKAQVPMGGRIINNGSISATAPRPNSIAYTATKHAVEGLTKTASLDGRKYDIAVGQVDVGNAMTELAARMAKGVPQANGELAIEPLIDVKIVGQSVLYMANLPLEANVLFHTIMATKMPFVGRG; translated from the coding sequence ATGAGCGTTGAAAGCAACAACAAGGGCCGCATCGCGATCGTCACCGGTGCGGGCACCGGCATCGGCCGGGCCGCCGCGCTGGCGCTGCTGGGCGATGGCTGGAGCGTGGTCCTTGCGGGCCGCCGCCTCGAGCCGCTGGAGCAGGTGGCCGAGGAGTCGGGCGCCGGTGCGCGCGCCTTCGCGGTGCCGACCGATGTGTCGAATGCGGAGTCGGTGCAGTCGCTGTTCGCCGCCACGGTGGAGCGCTACGGCCGCGTCGACCTGCTGTTCAACAACGCCGGCGTGGGCAATCCGCCGGGTCCGTTCGAGGACTGGACGCCCGCGCAGTGGCAGGGCGTGGTCGACATCAACCTCACCGGCATGTTCTTCTGCATCCAGCAGGCCTTCCGCACGATGAAGGCTCAGGTGCCGATGGGCGGCCGCATCATCAACAACGGCTCCATCTCGGCCACCGCGCCGCGTCCGAACTCGATTGCATACACCGCAACCAAGCATGCGGTGGAAGGTCTGACCAAGACCGCGTCGCTCGATGGCCGCAAGTACGACATCGCCGTGGGCCAGGTCGACGTGGGCAATGCGATGACCGAGCTGGCTGCGCGCATGGCCAAGGGCGTGCCGCAGGCAAACGGCGAACTCGCGATCGAGCCGCTGATCGACGTCAAGATCGTGGGCCAGTCGGTGCTCTACATGGCGAACCTGCCGCTGGAAGCCAACGTGCTGTTCCACACGATCATGGCGACGAAGATGCCCTTCGTCGGACGCGGCTAG
- a CDS encoding amidase: protein MNDLHAARLTLQAGGSDARTEMERAIEISQSPACAHVFTRTMFDEARRDAAKANPESRLAGLAFTSKDLFDIAGQPTPAGSVVLSHAPAAKADAVAVARLHAAGGVLTGRTNMSEFAFSGVGVNPHHGTPANVSDKATPRIPGGSSSGAAISVASGAAFIGLGSDTGGSIRIPAALNGIVGFKNTARLVPADGALPLSTTLDTVCAMTRSVRDAITAHEILAARRVTAGTAPLAAYKLAIVKNVFFDGIEPVVATAFERTLKTLRAAGARIEEIELPELAELQSINATGGFSAAESHAWHRLLLERSGAGYDPRVAQRILRGATMKAHEYIDLLNARRAWITRVETALAPFDAALSPTVPITAPSIASVAPGAERDDEFFRVNALLLRNPSIVNMLDGCAISLPCHAAGELPVGLMLWHAALHDDAVLAIALQAERALQNQ from the coding sequence ATGAACGACCTTCACGCCGCCCGTCTCACCCTTCAGGCAGGTGGCTCCGATGCACGCACCGAAATGGAGCGCGCCATCGAAATCTCCCAGTCCCCGGCCTGCGCCCACGTTTTCACCCGCACGATGTTCGACGAGGCCCGCCGGGACGCCGCCAAGGCGAATCCCGAAAGCCGGCTCGCCGGACTCGCCTTCACTTCGAAGGACCTGTTCGACATCGCAGGCCAACCGACGCCCGCGGGGTCCGTCGTCCTGTCCCATGCACCGGCCGCCAAGGCGGACGCCGTCGCGGTGGCACGGCTCCATGCTGCGGGTGGCGTGCTCACGGGCCGCACCAACATGAGCGAGTTCGCCTTCTCGGGCGTGGGCGTCAATCCGCATCACGGTACGCCGGCCAACGTGAGCGACAAGGCCACCCCGCGCATCCCGGGCGGCTCCTCCTCGGGCGCGGCGATCTCGGTGGCCAGCGGCGCCGCCTTCATCGGACTGGGCTCCGACACGGGTGGCTCGATCCGCATCCCCGCCGCACTGAACGGCATCGTCGGCTTCAAGAACACGGCCCGCCTGGTGCCGGCCGACGGCGCGCTGCCGCTGTCGACCACGCTCGATACCGTCTGCGCCATGACGCGCTCTGTGCGCGATGCGATCACCGCGCACGAGATCCTCGCGGCGCGGCGCGTGACGGCCGGTACGGCCCCACTCGCCGCCTACAAGCTGGCCATTGTGAAGAACGTCTTCTTCGACGGCATCGAGCCCGTCGTGGCCACCGCCTTCGAGCGCACGCTGAAAACGCTTCGCGCCGCAGGCGCCCGCATCGAGGAAATCGAACTGCCCGAGTTGGCCGAGCTGCAATCCATCAATGCCACCGGCGGCTTTTCCGCGGCCGAGTCCCATGCCTGGCACCGCCTGCTGCTGGAGCGCAGCGGCGCAGGCTACGACCCGCGCGTGGCCCAGCGAATCCTGCGCGGCGCCACGATGAAGGCGCACGAGTACATCGACCTGCTCAACGCCCGCCGCGCCTGGATCACCCGCGTCGAAACGGCGCTTGCGCCCTTCGACGCGGCGCTCTCGCCGACCGTGCCCATCACCGCGCCATCCATCGCCAGCGTCGCGCCGGGCGCCGAGCGCGACGACGAATTCTTCCGCGTCAATGCGCTGCTGCTGCGCAACCCGTCGATCGTCAACATGCTCGACGGCTGCGCCATCTCGTTGCCCTGCCACGCCGCCGGCGAATTGCCGGTCGGTCTGATGCTGTGGCACGCCGCGCTGCATGATGACGCCGTGCTCGCCATCGCCCTGCAGGCGGAGCGGGCGCTGCAAAACCAATAG
- the phaR gene encoding polyhydroxyalkanoate synthesis repressor PhaR, with protein sequence MGVHVKESAVQSKKSGVKPVQRVIKKYPNRRLYDTETSTYITLTEVKQLVIQNAQFVVRDAKTGDDLTRSILLQIILEEEAGGAPMFTEQVLANIIRFYGQAMQGYMGPYLEKNIQAMTEVQAQLADKAEGLTPEMWSKFMTMQSPMLQGLMGNYVEQSKNVFLQMQEQMQKNTEQVLGAFGIKRP encoded by the coding sequence ATGGGCGTCCATGTGAAGGAGTCCGCAGTGCAGAGCAAGAAGTCCGGGGTCAAGCCGGTACAGCGTGTGATCAAGAAGTACCCCAACCGAAGGCTCTACGACACCGAGACATCCACGTACATCACGCTGACCGAGGTGAAGCAGCTGGTCATCCAGAATGCCCAGTTCGTGGTGCGCGATGCCAAGACCGGCGACGACCTCACGCGCAGCATCCTGCTGCAGATCATCCTGGAAGAAGAGGCGGGCGGGGCGCCGATGTTCACCGAGCAGGTGCTGGCCAACATCATCCGTTTCTACGGCCAGGCGATGCAGGGCTACATGGGGCCGTACCTCGAGAAGAACATCCAGGCCATGACTGAAGTGCAGGCCCAACTCGCCGACAAGGCCGAGGGGCTGACGCCCGAGATGTGGTCGAAATTCATGACGATGCAGTCGCCGATGCTCCAGGGCCTCATGGGCAATTACGTCGAGCAATCCAAGAACGTCTTCCTGCAGATGCAGGAGCAGATGCAGAAAAATACCGAGCAGGTTCTGGGGGCCTTTGGCATCAAGCGTCCCTGA
- the rpsB gene encoding 30S ribosomal protein S2, with product MSTTMREMLEAGVHFGHQTRFWNPKMAPFIFGHRNKIHIINLEKSLPMFQDAMKYAKQLTANRGTILMVGTKRQAREIVAAEARRAGVPFVDTRWLGGMLTNFKTVKTSIKRLKDMKAQQEAGLDSLSKKEQLTFSREIAKLEKDIGGIQDMAALPDAIFVIDVGFHKIAVAEAKKLGIPLIGVVDSNHSPEGIDYVIPGNDDSSKAVTLYARGIADAIIEGRNSATGDVVKAIAEGSSDEFVEVEESASA from the coding sequence ATGTCTACCACCATGCGCGAAATGCTGGAAGCCGGTGTCCATTTCGGTCACCAAACCCGCTTCTGGAACCCCAAGATGGCTCCGTTCATCTTCGGCCATCGCAACAAGATTCACATCATCAACCTGGAAAAGTCGCTCCCGATGTTCCAGGACGCGATGAAGTACGCCAAGCAACTCACGGCCAACCGCGGCACGATCCTGATGGTCGGCACGAAGCGACAGGCCCGTGAAATCGTCGCCGCGGAAGCCCGCCGCGCCGGCGTGCCTTTCGTCGACACCCGCTGGCTCGGCGGCATGCTGACCAACTTCAAGACCGTCAAGACCTCGATCAAGCGTCTGAAGGACATGAAGGCCCAGCAAGAAGCCGGCCTCGACAGCCTGAGCAAGAAGGAGCAGCTGACCTTCTCGCGCGAAATCGCGAAGCTCGAAAAGGACATCGGCGGCATCCAGGACATGGCTGCATTGCCTGATGCCATCTTCGTGATCGACGTGGGCTTCCACAAGATCGCTGTGGCCGAAGCCAAGAAGCTCGGCATTCCGCTGATCGGCGTGGTGGACTCCAACCACTCGCCCGAAGGCATCGACTACGTGATCCCTGGCAACGACGACTCGTCCAAGGCCGTCACGCTGTACGCACGCGGCATCGCTGACGCGATCATCGAAGGCCGCAACAGCGCCACCGGTGACGTGGTCAAGGCCATCGCCGAAGGCAGCAGCGACGAATTCGTCGAAGTCGAAGAAAGCGCTTCGGCCTGA
- a CDS encoding NAD(P)H-hydrate dehydratase, protein MHRITSATVADLFDIAATRRIEQAAAAALPAHTLMQRAGLAVARLAMAIAPHARTIWIACGPGNNGGDGFEAAAQLQHRGFMPIVTFLGDENRLPPDAKASLQRARDASVIFAQKPPAEYELAIDALLGIGSTRPPEGVMAEWLREMDAKGQPVLSVDVPSALNADTGVLSGSTGAHADTARFCVTFLTLKPGLFTAHGRDAAGTVWFDDLGCGGTAEPPTARLPGAPKVRPRTHASHKGSYGDVAVIGGASGMAGAALLAGSAALHAGAGRVFVGLLDPSAAPVDTAQPELMLRDANELDLTGMTAVCGCGGGTDVRSVLPRVLATAAALVLDADALNAIATDSALQTQLASRAGRGRPTVITPHPLEAARLLGCTAGDIQADRLAAARQLASRFGVIAVLKGSGTVIADDSSAARVLNLTGNARLATAGTGDVLAGMIGAALAAQRPAFEAACDAVWRHGQIADTWPADAAPLTAGTLARQAPV, encoded by the coding sequence ATGCACCGCATCACCTCCGCCACCGTCGCCGACCTGTTCGACATCGCGGCAACGCGCCGCATCGAGCAGGCCGCAGCCGCCGCCCTGCCCGCCCACACGTTGATGCAGCGCGCCGGCCTCGCCGTGGCGCGGCTCGCGATGGCGATCGCGCCGCATGCGCGCACGATCTGGATCGCCTGCGGGCCGGGCAACAACGGCGGCGACGGCTTCGAAGCCGCGGCGCAACTGCAGCACCGGGGCTTCATGCCAATCGTCACCTTCCTGGGCGACGAGAACAGGCTGCCGCCCGACGCGAAGGCATCGCTGCAGCGCGCCCGCGACGCCAGCGTCATCTTTGCGCAGAAGCCGCCCGCCGAATACGAGCTGGCGATCGATGCGCTGCTCGGCATCGGATCGACCCGGCCGCCCGAGGGCGTCATGGCCGAGTGGCTGCGCGAGATGGATGCAAAGGGCCAGCCGGTGCTCAGCGTCGATGTGCCCTCCGCACTGAACGCGGACACGGGCGTGTTGTCGGGCAGCACCGGAGCCCATGCGGACACGGCCCGCTTCTGCGTGACCTTCCTGACCCTGAAGCCCGGCCTCTTCACCGCGCATGGCCGCGATGCGGCGGGCACGGTGTGGTTCGACGACCTGGGCTGCGGCGGCACCGCCGAACCGCCGACCGCGCGCCTGCCAGGCGCCCCCAAAGTGCGGCCGCGCACCCACGCATCGCACAAGGGCAGCTACGGCGATGTCGCAGTGATCGGAGGGGCCTCGGGCATGGCGGGCGCCGCGTTGCTGGCTGGTTCGGCCGCGCTGCATGCGGGTGCTGGCCGAGTGTTCGTCGGGCTGCTCGATCCAAGCGCCGCACCGGTGGATACGGCACAACCCGAGCTGATGCTCCGGGACGCCAACGAGCTCGACCTCACAGGCATGACCGCAGTCTGTGGCTGCGGCGGTGGCACGGACGTTCGCTCGGTACTGCCGCGCGTGCTGGCGACGGCGGCTGCACTGGTGCTCGATGCCGACGCGCTCAACGCCATCGCGACCGACAGCGCGCTGCAAACGCAACTGGCATCACGCGCCGGGCGCGGAAGACCGACCGTGATCACGCCCCATCCGCTGGAAGCAGCGCGCCTCCTGGGCTGCACAGCCGGCGACATTCAAGCCGACCGGCTGGCAGCGGCACGCCAGCTCGCGTCGCGCTTCGGCGTCATCGCCGTGCTCAAGGGATCGGGGACGGTGATCGCCGACGACAGCAGCGCCGCGCGCGTTCTCAATCTCACGGGCAATGCGCGGCTCGCAACGGCCGGCACCGGCGATGTACTGGCCGGCATGATCGGCGCCGCGCTCGCAGCACAGCGACCGGCCTTTGAGGCGGCATGCGACGCCGTCTGGCGGCACGGCCAGATCGCCGACACCTGGCCGGCCGATGCGGCTCCACTCACGGCCGGCACGCTGGCACGCCAGGCGCCGGTCTGA
- a CDS encoding D-amino acid dehydrogenase, translated as MKIAIVGAGIIGVTTAWELVSDGHEVTVFERRGAAAEEASFANAGVVAPGYVTPWAAPGMRMKVLRSLLSSHGAIKLRWPLGARDLGWMSRWQKACKLETYLANRARMQRLAFYSRTRLHEVTEARELSYERSDGYLVLLRSKRDKKLIQPGLEVLRTAGSVFREVDADEARRIEPALNTDTPLAGAIHLPEDEVANCRQFALLLKWEAEALGAQFHFNCDIAPLSRAAPTSLSLASGSEALRFDAVIVCAGLASATLLRPLGLRIPLAPVYGHSVSAPVREPLNAPRSAVMDERYKVAISRLGQRVRVAGSAEIGGSLDTMNPAAIQTLYKVLHDWFPGAATLQSGVQQWKGARPMLPDGPPVLGASGIPGVWLNLGHGSSGWALSCGSARVLGDLIGGRDPGVDLEGLGVERLSL; from the coding sequence ATGAAAATCGCGATCGTGGGCGCCGGCATCATCGGCGTCACCACCGCCTGGGAACTGGTCTCCGACGGCCATGAAGTGACCGTGTTCGAGCGCCGCGGCGCCGCGGCCGAAGAAGCGAGCTTCGCCAACGCCGGCGTCGTCGCGCCGGGCTACGTCACCCCGTGGGCCGCGCCGGGCATGCGCATGAAGGTGCTGCGCTCGCTGCTCTCCTCGCACGGCGCCATCAAGCTGCGCTGGCCGCTGGGCGCACGCGACCTCGGCTGGATGTCGCGCTGGCAGAAGGCCTGCAAGCTCGAGACCTACCTCGCCAACCGCGCCCGCATGCAGCGCCTCGCTTTCTACAGCCGCACCCGGCTGCACGAGGTGACCGAAGCGCGCGAGCTCAGCTACGAGCGCAGCGACGGCTACCTCGTGCTGCTGCGTTCCAAGCGCGACAAAAAGCTGATCCAGCCCGGCCTCGAAGTGCTGCGCACGGCCGGCAGCGTGTTTCGCGAAGTCGATGCCGACGAGGCCCGCCGGATCGAACCCGCGCTCAACACCGACACGCCACTGGCAGGCGCCATTCACCTGCCGGAAGACGAGGTCGCCAACTGCCGCCAGTTCGCGCTGCTGCTCAAGTGGGAGGCCGAGGCGCTCGGCGCGCAGTTTCATTTCAACTGCGACATCGCACCGCTCAGCCGCGCGGCGCCCACTTCGCTGTCGCTCGCCAGCGGCTCGGAGGCGCTGCGCTTCGACGCGGTGATCGTGTGCGCCGGCCTGGCCTCGGCCACACTGCTGCGCCCGCTGGGCCTGCGGATTCCGCTCGCACCGGTCTACGGCCACTCGGTCAGCGCGCCGGTGCGCGAGCCGCTCAATGCGCCGCGCAGCGCGGTGATGGACGAGCGCTACAAGGTCGCCATCTCGCGCCTGGGCCAGCGCGTGCGCGTGGCCGGCAGCGCCGAGATCGGCGGCTCGCTCGACACGATGAATCCGGCCGCGATCCAGACGCTCTACAAGGTGCTGCACGACTGGTTTCCAGGTGCGGCCACGCTGCAATCGGGCGTGCAGCAATGGAAAGGCGCACGGCCGATGCTTCCCGACGGCCCGCCGGTGCTGGGCGCCAGCGGCATCCCCGGCGTGTGGCTCAACCTCGGCCACGGCTCGAGTGGCTGGGCGCTGTCGTGTGGCAGCGCGCGCGTGCTGGGCGACCTGATCGGCGGACGCGACCCGGGCGTCGATCTCGAAGGCCTGGGCGTCGAACGGCTCAGTCTTTAG
- the tsf gene encoding translation elongation factor Ts, translated as MAAITASMVGELRAKTDAPMMECKKALTEADGNMEKAEELLRIKLGNKAGKASGRITAEGVVTAFVDGAAGGMIEINCETDFVTKNDSFLALANAAAMLVAKNNPADIAALGALPYEQDGFGPTLEDVRKGLIGKIGENMSFRRFKHFTGNGKLASYLHGTRIGVMVEFEGDDTSAKDVAMHIAAMKPVAIQASDVPADLIEKERAVAAGKAEEDRKTAEAEGKKPQPADIVAKRIEGGVQKYLKEVSLHNQPFVKNDKQTVEQMLKAANTSIKGFTLYVVGEGIEKKVDDFAAEVAAQVAAAKAAA; from the coding sequence ATGGCTGCAATCACCGCAAGCATGGTCGGCGAACTGCGCGCAAAGACCGACGCGCCGATGATGGAATGCAAGAAGGCCCTGACCGAGGCCGACGGCAACATGGAAAAGGCCGAAGAGCTGCTGCGCATCAAGCTCGGCAACAAGGCTGGCAAGGCATCGGGCCGCATCACGGCTGAGGGCGTGGTCACGGCTTTCGTCGACGGCGCTGCCGGCGGCATGATCGAGATCAATTGCGAAACCGACTTCGTCACCAAGAACGACAGCTTCCTGGCCCTGGCCAACGCTGCCGCGATGCTGGTCGCCAAGAACAATCCCGCCGACATCGCCGCGCTGGGTGCGCTGCCCTACGAGCAGGACGGTTTCGGCCCCACGCTCGAAGACGTGCGCAAGGGCCTGATCGGCAAGATCGGCGAGAACATGAGCTTCCGCCGCTTCAAGCATTTCACGGGCAATGGCAAGCTGGCTTCGTACCTGCACGGCACGCGCATCGGCGTGATGGTCGAGTTCGAGGGCGACGACACGTCGGCCAAGGACGTCGCGATGCACATCGCCGCCATGAAGCCGGTCGCCATCCAGGCATCGGACGTGCCCGCCGACCTGATCGAAAAAGAGCGCGCCGTTGCCGCAGGCAAGGCCGAAGAAGACCGCAAGACGGCCGAAGCCGAAGGCAAGAAGCCGCAGCCGGCCGACATCGTTGCCAAGCGCATCGAAGGCGGCGTGCAGAAGTACTTGAAGGAAGTCTCGCTGCACAACCAGCCGTTCGTGAAGAACGACAAGCAGACCGTCGAGCAGATGCTCAAGGCCGCCAACACCTCGATCAAGGGCTTCACGCTGTACGTGGTCGGCGAAGGCATCGAGAAGAAGGTCGACGACTTCGCCGCCGAAGTGGCCGCGCAAGTCGCAGCAGCCAAGGCTGCTGCTTAA
- the rimO gene encoding 30S ribosomal protein S12 methylthiotransferase RimO: MSEVASPERTTTSTAPKVGFVSLGCPKALTDSELILTRLSAEGYQTSKTFEGADLVIVNTCGFIDDAVKESLDTIGEALAENGRVIVTGCLGAKTGDQGGNLVRQMHPSVLAVTGPHATQEVMDAVHANLPKPHDPFIDLVPNNFGIAGLKLTPRHYAYLKISEGCNHRCTFCIIPSMRGDLVSRPVGDVLGEAKALFEGGVKELLVISQDTSAYGVDVKYRTGFWDGKPVKTRMLELVRTLGEIAEPYGAWVRLHYVYPYPSVDEIIPLMASGQVLPYLDVPLQHSHPDVLKRMKRPASGEKNLERLARWREVCPELVIRSTFIAGFPGETEQEFEHLLDFIREAEIDRAGCFAYSPVEGATANDIPGMLPEAEREARRARFMEVAEAVSIAKLQRRIGATMQVLVDSAPGMGRKGGVGRTYADAPEIDGTVRLLPPEKISKTLKVGEFTRARIVGAEGHDLIALPI, from the coding sequence ATGAGCGAAGTTGCCTCCCCCGAACGAACGACCACGTCGACCGCCCCCAAGGTCGGTTTTGTGAGCCTGGGCTGCCCCAAGGCCCTGACAGATTCCGAACTGATCCTGACCCGGCTGAGCGCAGAGGGTTACCAGACCTCCAAGACTTTCGAAGGTGCCGATCTGGTGATCGTCAACACCTGCGGCTTCATCGACGATGCCGTGAAGGAGAGCCTGGACACCATCGGTGAAGCGCTGGCCGAGAACGGCCGCGTGATCGTCACCGGCTGCTTGGGCGCCAAGACCGGCGACCAGGGCGGCAACCTGGTGCGCCAGATGCACCCGAGTGTGCTGGCTGTGACCGGACCCCACGCCACGCAGGAAGTGATGGATGCGGTGCATGCCAACCTGCCCAAGCCGCACGATCCCTTCATCGACCTGGTGCCGAACAATTTCGGCATCGCCGGCCTCAAGCTGACACCGCGCCACTATGCATACCTGAAGATCAGCGAAGGCTGCAACCACCGCTGCACCTTCTGCATCATCCCGTCGATGCGCGGCGACCTCGTGTCGCGGCCCGTGGGCGATGTGCTCGGCGAGGCCAAGGCCCTGTTCGAAGGTGGCGTGAAGGAACTGCTGGTGATCAGCCAGGACACTTCCGCCTACGGCGTCGACGTGAAGTACCGCACCGGCTTCTGGGACGGCAAGCCGGTCAAGACCCGCATGCTCGAGCTGGTGCGTACGCTCGGTGAAATCGCCGAGCCTTACGGTGCCTGGGTCCGCTTGCACTATGTGTACCCGTACCCGAGCGTGGACGAGATCATCCCGTTGATGGCGAGCGGCCAGGTGTTGCCTTACCTCGACGTGCCGCTGCAGCACAGCCATCCCGATGTGCTCAAGCGCATGAAGCGTCCGGCCAGTGGCGAGAAGAACCTGGAGCGGCTCGCGCGTTGGCGCGAGGTGTGCCCGGAACTCGTGATCCGCAGCACTTTCATCGCCGGCTTCCCCGGCGAGACGGAGCAGGAGTTCGAGCATCTGCTCGACTTCATCCGCGAGGCCGAGATCGACCGCGCCGGTTGCTTTGCCTACAGCCCGGTCGAAGGCGCGACCGCCAACGACATCCCGGGCATGCTGCCCGAGGCCGAGCGCGAAGCGCGTCGCGCCCGCTTCATGGAAGTGGCCGAAGCCGTGTCGATCGCCAAGCTGCAGCGCCGCATCGGCGCAACGATGCAGGTGCTGGTCGATTCCGCGCCGGGCATGGGGCGCAAGGGCGGCGTGGGGCGCACCTACGCCGATGCGCCGGAGATCGACGGCACCGTGCGGCTGCTGCCGCCCGAGAAGATCAGCAAGACGCTGAAGGTCGGTGAGTTCACTCGCGCGCGCATCGTCGGCGCCGAGGGCCATGACCTGATCGCATTGCCGATTTGA
- the rnr gene encoding ribonuclease R, producing MKNNVNSSGLLDEFEGTVQGHRDGHGFVQRDDGEADIYLPPNEMRAVLHKDRVKARVVRQDRRGRPEGRVVEIVERPEQPIIGRLLHEGGIWLVAPEDKRYGQDVLIPKGATGPAKVGQVVVVQLTEPPALFGQPVGRVREVLGEIDDPGMEIEIAVRKYGVPHEFSAECLAEAKALPEKVRPADKKGRVDLTDIPLVTIDGEDARDFDDAVYCEPAKVGRGKGWRLLVAIADVSAYVQTGSAIDIDAYDRATSVYFPRRVIPMLPEKLSNGLCSLNPEVERLCMVCDMLVAADGEIYAYQFYPAVMFSHARFTYTEVAAILGNTRGPEAAKRKDRVKDLLNLADVYKALLKQRGKRGAVDFETTETQIICDDAGRIEKIVPRTRNEAHRLIEEAMLAANVCSADFIAEGKHPGLFRVHEGPTPEKKEILRGYLKAMGVGLTITDDPKPGEFQAIAEATKERPDAQQIHTMLLRSMQQAIYTPFNSGHFGLAYEAYTHFTSPIRRYPDLLVHRVIKAILTKTRYQLPMLPTPGEAHAKLAKRLASRVKAPTSKPQKATIAPTKEVLAWEAAGLHCSANERRADEASRDVEAWLKCKYMREHLGEEYGGVVTAATTFGIFVTLDAMYVEGLVHITELGGEYFKFDEMRQELRGERTGIRYAIGTRVRVQVSRVDLDGRKIDFRLVREGEDLTARAMKDKGAASGGVPVKASAKRGSRHKAEAATSDQRAERSTAAVAAGPQSAMQAFKSAVKKAANKMKGRKPRRG from the coding sequence ATCAAAAATAATGTCAATTCCAGCGGCTTGCTGGACGAATTCGAAGGCACTGTTCAAGGACATCGCGACGGTCACGGCTTCGTGCAACGCGATGACGGCGAGGCAGACATCTACCTGCCCCCGAACGAGATGCGCGCGGTGTTGCACAAGGATCGCGTCAAGGCGCGCGTCGTGCGGCAGGACCGCCGCGGTCGTCCCGAAGGACGCGTGGTCGAGATCGTCGAGCGTCCCGAGCAGCCGATCATCGGCCGCCTGTTGCATGAAGGCGGCATCTGGCTCGTAGCCCCTGAAGACAAGCGCTATGGGCAGGACGTCCTGATTCCCAAGGGCGCGACCGGCCCTGCCAAGGTGGGCCAGGTGGTCGTGGTGCAGCTCACCGAGCCGCCGGCCCTGTTCGGTCAGCCCGTGGGCCGCGTGAGAGAAGTGCTGGGCGAGATCGACGACCCTGGCATGGAGATCGAGATCGCCGTGCGCAAGTACGGCGTGCCGCACGAGTTTTCCGCGGAATGCCTGGCCGAGGCCAAGGCCTTGCCCGAGAAGGTCCGCCCCGCCGACAAGAAGGGCCGCGTCGACCTCACCGACATCCCGCTCGTCACCATCGACGGCGAAGACGCCCGCGACTTCGACGATGCCGTGTACTGCGAGCCCGCCAAGGTGGGCCGCGGCAAGGGCTGGCGCCTGCTGGTCGCGATCGCCGACGTCAGCGCCTATGTGCAGACCGGCTCGGCGATCGACATCGACGCCTACGATCGCGCCACCAGCGTCTACTTTCCGCGCCGCGTCATCCCGATGCTGCCCGAGAAGCTGTCGAACGGCCTGTGCTCGCTGAACCCCGAGGTCGAGCGCCTGTGCATGGTGTGCGACATGCTCGTGGCCGCCGATGGCGAGATCTACGCGTACCAGTTCTACCCGGCCGTGATGTTCAGCCATGCGCGCTTCACGTACACCGAAGTGGCCGCGATCCTGGGCAACACGCGTGGCCCGGAAGCTGCGAAACGCAAGGACCGCGTCAAGGACCTGCTGAACCTCGCCGATGTCTACAAGGCGCTGCTCAAGCAGCGCGGCAAGCGCGGTGCGGTCGACTTCGAAACCACCGAGACGCAGATCATCTGCGACGACGCCGGCCGCATCGAGAAGATCGTGCCGCGCACGCGCAACGAAGCGCACCGCCTCATCGAAGAAGCGATGCTCGCGGCCAACGTCTGCAGCGCCGACTTCATCGCCGAAGGCAAGCATCCGGGCCTGTTCCGCGTGCATGAAGGCCCGACGCCGGAGAAGAAAGAGATCCTGCGCGGCTACCTCAAGGCCATGGGCGTGGGCCTCACGATCACCGACGATCCGAAGCCGGGTGAGTTCCAGGCGATTGCCGAAGCCACCAAGGAGCGCCCCGACGCGCAGCAGATCCACACCATGCTGCTGCGCTCGATGCAGCAGGCGATCTACACGCCGTTCAACAGCGGCCACTTCGGCCTGGCCTACGAGGCGTACACGCATTTCACCAGCCCGATCCGTCGCTACCCCGACCTGCTGGTGCACCGCGTGATCAAGGCGATCCTCACCAAGACGCGCTACCAGCTGCCGATGCTGCCGACTCCGGGCGAGGCGCATGCCAAGCTGGCCAAGCGGCTCGCCTCGCGCGTGAAGGCGCCGACGAGCAAGCCGCAGAAGGCGACCATTGCGCCTACCAAGGAAGTGCTGGCGTGGGAAGCCGCGGGCCTGCATTGCAGTGCCAACGAACGCCGCGCCGACGAAGCCAGCCGCGACGTCGAGGCCTGGCTCAAGTGCAAGTACATGCGCGAGCACCTGGGCGAGGAATACGGCGGTGTGGTCACTGCGGCCACCACCTTCGGCATCTTCGTCACGCTCGATGCGATGTACGTCGAGGGCCTGGTGCACATCACCGAGCTCGGCGGCGAATACTTCAAGTTCGACGAGATGCGCCAAGAGCTGCGCGGCGAGCGCACCGGCATTCGCTATGCCATCGGCACGCGGGTGCGGGTGCAGGTGAGCCGCGTCGACCTGGACGGCCGCAAGATCGACTTCCGCCTCGTGCGCGAAGGCGAGGACCTCACGGCACGCGCCATGAAGGACAAGGGTGCCGCATCCGGCGGCGTGCCGGTCAAGGCATCGGCCAAGCGCGGTTCGCGCCACAAGGCAGAGGCGGCCACCAGCGATCAGCGGGCGGAGCGCAGCACGGCTGCCGTTGCCGCCGGGCCGCAGTCGGCGATGCAGGCCTTCAAGTCGGCGGTCAAGAAGGCCGCCAACAAGATGAAGGGGCGCAAACCCCGCCGCGGATGA